From the genome of Myxococcota bacterium:
ATGTCCTGGCAGCCGCGGATGATCGACAGGAAGCTGTTCATCTTCGGGCCGCGCGTGGGCGCGGTCTCGCGCACGGTCAGGATGTGGAACGAGAGCGGCAGCTCGAGCTCGACCGCCGCCTCCCAGAACTCGTCGTACACGAGTGAGTCGTAGTCCTCGACCGCCGGGTTGCCCGGCATCATGACTCCGCGCAGGCCGAGTCTCTGGATCGCGCGCAGGTCCTCGATGCCTTCCGCGGGCGAGCGCATCGCGGTCTGACCCACGCCCAGCAGCCGGTCGGGGTGAGCCGAGCAGTACTGCGCGATCCAGCGGTTGTAGGCGTCGAAGCACGCCTTCTTGTAGTCGAAGTCGGCGTGATTGCAGAGCACCATGCCGACCGTGGGGTAGATGACCTCGGCAGACACTCCGTCGCGCACCTGGTCGGCCATGCGCGCCTCGGGATCCCAGCCGCCGCGGTGCAGCTCGGCGAACTTGGTGCCCTTGATGCGGATCTCTTCCGGTGGCTTGCCGGCCGCGGCCGCGAGCCCGACCAGCACCGGCCGCGCCATGCCGTCCACGATGAACACGTCACCCATCTCGCCGACCTGCTCCATGCGCGGCGCGCGCGACTTCCAGGCGTGATCGATGAAGTCGAGGTAGGTGTTGGGCGGCTCGGTGACGTGCGAGTCCGCGGAGATGATCGGGTAGGGCATCGGCGGCTCCTCCAGACCCCATGATAAGCTGCGCGGCGTCCGGTTCACCAATCGAGGGAGCCCATGGACCTCAGCTACAGCGCCGAGTACGAGAAGTTCCGCGGCGAGGTGAAGGCGTTCCTCGCCGGCTCCTGGCCGCTGCGCGGCGACGAAGCGAAGCTGCCCGGCGAGAAGCGCGCTGCGCTGTTCCGCGAGCGCGCGATCGCGGCGGGCTTCCTCGCGCGCTCGATCCCCAAGCGCTACGGCGGCTCGGAGCAGGCCGCCGACGTGTTGAAGGCGCAGATCATCCGCGACGAGTTCGCGCGCGCGCGCGCGCCCGGCGAGATGGCCGGCATCGGCCCCAGCATGCTCGTGCCCACGCTGCTCGAGAAGGGCAGTGAGTGGCAGAAGGAGCGCTTCATCGCGCCGACCATCCGGGGCGAGATCGTCTGGTGTCAGGGCTACAGCGAGCCGGGCTCGGGCAGTGACCTGGCGTCGCTGCAGACCAAGGCCGAGCTCCGCGGCGACGAGTGGGTGATCAACGGGCAGAAGATCTGGACCTCGGGCGCGCACCGCGCCGACTACATGTTCTGCCTGTGCCGCACCGAGCCCGCGGCGCAGAAGCACGGCGGCATCTCGTATCTGCTCTTGTCGATGAAGCAGCCGGGCATCGAGGTCCGGCCGCTGCGCCAGATGACCGGCGCCGCCGACTTCAACGAGGTGTTCTTCACGGACGCGCGCACGCCCAAGGACTGGATCGTGGGCAAGCGCGGCGAGGGCTGGCTGGTCTCGCGCACCACGCTCAAGCACGAGCGCAACATGATCGGCGACGCGGCCAACGCGCTCGCCACCTTCCAGTCACTCGTCTCGCTCGCGCAGCGCACCACGCGCGCAGGCAAGCCCGCGATCCAGGACCCCGCGATCCGCCAGAGACTCGTGCAGCTCGAAGGCTACGTGCGCTCGCACCAGTACTCGGGCTACCGGCAGCTCACCAAGGCCGCCAAGAGTCAGGACCCCGGCCGCGTCCAGCTCATGAACAAGCTCACCTCGACGAACATCGGCAACGAGATCGCGAAGCTCGCGCTCGACCTGCTCGGCGACGACGGACTCTACGAGCCGGGCGAGCGCACCCTGGGCGCCGGTCCGCGCAGCAACGCGCAGTGGGTCGGCCAGTTCATGTGGTCGCTCGGCAGCGCGGTCGCGGGCGGCACCGCGAACATCCAGCGCAACGTGATCGGCGAACGCGGGCTCGGGCTGCCGCGCGACGCCGCGGCGTCGGCGAAGGGCTGAAGCGTGAACTTCGACCTCTCGGAAGAGCAGGAGCTCTTGCAGGAGACGGTGAGACAGTTCGCGGCCAACGAGTGTCCCCCCACGCGCGTGCGCGCGATCTTCGACGGCGACGCCGGCCACGAGCCCGAGCTGTGGAAGGGGCTGGTCGAGCTGGGTCTGGGCGCGATCGCGGTGCCCGACGAGTTCGGGGGCGCGGGGCTCGAGCTGCTCGACCAGGCACTGGTCGCCGAGGCGCTCGGTGGGGCCGCGCTGCCGGGCCCGTTCCTGGCTCACTCGCTGGCCGGGCTCGCGATACTCTGGGCCGGCAGCGACCTGCAGAAGAAGACCTGGCTGCCGCGCCTGGCCGCGGGCGAGCGGCTGGGCACGGTGGCCTTCGACGACGGCGGCGAGCGCTGGCAGCCGAGTGACTGGTCGCTCCCGGCCGGACCGACACTCTCTGGTGTCAAGAGCGCGGTGCCGTTCGCGGAGCACGCCGACCTGTTCGTGGTCGGCACGGCGGGCGGCGGGCTCGCGCTGGTCGAGCGCGGTGCCCGCGGCGCCGTGACTCGCGACCTGCACGGCGTGGACCGCACGCGCCGGCTGGGCGAGCTCGCGCTCGAGAACACGCCGTGTGAGTCGCTGCCGAACGGGGTCGCGGCCTCGGCGCGCGTGCGCGACGCGGGCCTGGTGCTGCTGGCCGCCGACGCCTTCGGCGGCGCGCAGCACCTGCTCGAGGCGTCGGTCGAGTACGCCAAGACGCGCCAGCAGTTCGGGGTCACGATCGGGAGCTTCCAGGGCTTGAAGCACCAGCTCGCGAACCTGGCGGTCGAGATCGAGCCGGCGCGCGGCCTCTACTGGTACGCCGCGCACGCCTTCGACCACGTGCCCGAGGAGTCGGAGCGCAGCGCCGCGCTCGCCAAAGCGCACCTGACCCAGGTCTACATGCAGACGGCGCGCGACGCGGTCGAGGCCCACGGCGGCATCGGCTTCACCTGGGAGTGCGACGTCCAGATCTACTTCAAGCGGGCGATGTTCGACCGCGCCTTCCTGGGCACGCCCGCCGTGCACCGGGAGCGCGCGGCCGCGCTCGCCGGATGGTGAGGAGAAGTCATGAGTGACTCGCTGCACACGCGCTTCGACCTGAAAGACGGGATCGCGACGATCACGCTCCACCGGCCGGAGAAGATGAACGCCTGGACCGCGCAGATGGGCGCGGAGCTGAACGCCCACCTGGTGCGCTGCGACGAGGACGACGCGGTGCGCGCGGTGGTGGTGACCGGCGCGGGACGCGCGTTCTGCGCCGGCGCAGACCTGGAGCGCGGCGGCGAGACGTTCGCCGGCGGCGCCGAGAGCGCCGGGTCGGGCGCGCGGCCGCGCCGCGTGGTGCAGCCGTGGGAGGTGCGCAAGCCGATCATCGCCGCGATCAACGGCGCGGCGGTCGGTGTCGGCATGACGCTGCCGCTGCAGTACGACCTGCGCGTCGCCGCGAAGGACGCGAAGCTCGGCTTCCTGTTCGTGCGCCGCGGCGTGATGACCGAGCTGTCGAGCACCTGGATCCTGCCGCGCCTGGTCGGGATCGCGCGCGCCGCCGACCTGCTCTTGTCGGGCCGCATCGTGCTCGGCGAGGAGGCCGCGTCACTCGGGCTCGTGAACGAGGCCGTCGACACGGCACAGGTGCTGCCGCGCGCGCTCGAGATCGCGCGCAGCATCGCCGAGAACTGCGCGCCGCTCTCGGTCGCACTGACCAAGCGCATGATCTGGGAGCATCTGGGCGGCCCGCCGCCGCTCGAGGTGGCGAAGCGCGAGGCGAAGGCGCTGTGGGCGCTGGGTCGCATGGCCGACTCGCGCGAGGGCGTCACGAGCTTTCTCGAGAAGCGCAAGCCGCGCTGGACGCTCTCGCCCACCAAGGACATGCCCGAGATCCCGTCGCTCGACTGACTCGCCTTCGTTACGCTCCGGCGCCGTGATGCCGCCACGCGTCCGCCGTGCGCTGCTCGCGCTCGCGCTGTGCGCGCTCGGCGCGGCCTGTCAGACGCCGCAGGTGCGCGCCGACCGCGGCGCCTGGCGCGACGACTGGAACGGGCGCGTCGAGCGCGCCCAGAGTGACTGGCAGCACCCGTGCGCGACCCGGCCGTTCATTGCCTGGGCCGACGCGTTCCTGGCCGGCTGCGAGGGCGAGGAGCCCGGTCCAGAGTGTGAGGCGCGCTACTCCTGGGTGGAGGAGCGCGTGTCACAGTGCCGCGCTTGGACCGCCTGGCAGCTGCGCAATTTCAACCAGCACGAGCGCACCGAGGGAACGCCCCCGTCGATGCGCATCGAGTGATGCGCCGCGCGCTCGCGCCCTGCGCAGCGCTGCTCGCGCTCGCGCTCTGCGCCTCGGCGCGCGCGGGCGAAGGCGACGAAGCCTACGCGGGGCTGATTCCGCTCGCGGGCGACAGCCACCAGCACGCGGCCACGCTCTACATGATCGAGCGTTCGCAGAAGGATCCTCCGGTACCGGGCTTTCCGAAATACCTGCACGAGAACTCGTCGCCCTCCGACGCCTACGACGCGCTGCGCACGGGCGGCTACGACTGGGTGAGTCTCTCGCATCACGACACGAACTACCCGGGCAAGCTCGCCAACGTGTGCATCGACGCCATGAGCGAGAAGTACCGCTGGTGGCTCGCGCACGAGCCGCTGAAGGGCTTCCCCGACGCGACCCGCCCGGGCACCACCGTCGATCCGCCCAGCAACGAGGCGCTCGCGCTCTCGCGCGTCGCAGCGGCGAAGACCGTGAACGGCTTCCTGGCGTTCACCGGCCGCGAGTTCACCAACGAGAACTTCTTCCCCTCGGGCGTGGGGCCCCGCGAAGGCGGGCACAAGATCGTGGTGCTGCCGGGAGACACTCGCGGCCTGTGCACCGTCGACGGGCTCCTGGTCGGCGACGAATACTGCCGCGACGAGGCGCACCTGTATCTGTGGGCCCTGGGCGAGCGCTCGCGCCCGGTGCTGATCCAGGCGCACCCGGGGCTGGCGGACCAGATGGACCTGCGGCCGTTCCACCCGAAGAACGCGCCCGGCGGGTTCACGGATCAGTTCGTCGAGGGCATCGAGGTCGGCTCGGAGGCCCAGGACCCCCAGTGGGAGCAGGCGTACCAGCGCGCGCTGCATCTGGGCTACCAGCTCTTCCCGTCGTACGGCTCCGACGATCACTACGCGACCTGGCCGGGCAGCGTGCGCTCGCCGAGGCTCGGCGCCACCGTGTGCTGGGCCGCCGCGCGCACCCGGCAGGCGGTGATCGACGCCTTGCTCGCGCGC
Proteins encoded in this window:
- a CDS encoding amidohydrolase family protein; this encodes MPYPIISADSHVTEPPNTYLDFIDHAWKSRAPRMEQVGEMGDVFIVDGMARPVLVGLAAAAGKPPEEIRIKGTKFAELHRGGWDPEARMADQVRDGVSAEVIYPTVGMVLCNHADFDYKKACFDAYNRWIAQYCSAHPDRLLGVGQTAMRSPAEGIEDLRAIQRLGLRGVMMPGNPAVEDYDSLVYDEFWEAAVELELPLSFHILTVRETAPTRGPKMNSFLSIIRGCQDIMGTLILGGVFERHPKLRVVCVEADAGWVPHYMYRMDHAYKRHRYWLPAGQQLSKLPSEYFSEHIYTTFQDDWVAFKSADQMNWRRLMWANDFPHSDSTWPWSQEMLKEHAAQLSEEQRRAILSQNVADLYKIDLAPLQ
- a CDS encoding acyl-CoA dehydrogenase family protein; the protein is MDLSYSAEYEKFRGEVKAFLAGSWPLRGDEAKLPGEKRAALFRERAIAAGFLARSIPKRYGGSEQAADVLKAQIIRDEFARARAPGEMAGIGPSMLVPTLLEKGSEWQKERFIAPTIRGEIVWCQGYSEPGSGSDLASLQTKAELRGDEWVINGQKIWTSGAHRADYMFCLCRTEPAAQKHGGISYLLLSMKQPGIEVRPLRQMTGAADFNEVFFTDARTPKDWIVGKRGEGWLVSRTTLKHERNMIGDAANALATFQSLVSLAQRTTRAGKPAIQDPAIRQRLVQLEGYVRSHQYSGYRQLTKAAKSQDPGRVQLMNKLTSTNIGNEIAKLALDLLGDDGLYEPGERTLGAGPRSNAQWVGQFMWSLGSAVAGGTANIQRNVIGERGLGLPRDAAASAKG
- a CDS encoding acyl-CoA dehydrogenase family protein, with product MNFDLSEEQELLQETVRQFAANECPPTRVRAIFDGDAGHEPELWKGLVELGLGAIAVPDEFGGAGLELLDQALVAEALGGAALPGPFLAHSLAGLAILWAGSDLQKKTWLPRLAAGERLGTVAFDDGGERWQPSDWSLPAGPTLSGVKSAVPFAEHADLFVVGTAGGGLALVERGARGAVTRDLHGVDRTRRLGELALENTPCESLPNGVAASARVRDAGLVLLAADAFGGAQHLLEASVEYAKTRQQFGVTIGSFQGLKHQLANLAVEIEPARGLYWYAAHAFDHVPEESERSAALAKAHLTQVYMQTARDAVEAHGGIGFTWECDVQIYFKRAMFDRAFLGTPAVHRERAAALAGW
- a CDS encoding enoyl-CoA hydratase-related protein, whose amino-acid sequence is MSDSLHTRFDLKDGIATITLHRPEKMNAWTAQMGAELNAHLVRCDEDDAVRAVVVTGAGRAFCAGADLERGGETFAGGAESAGSGARPRRVVQPWEVRKPIIAAINGAAVGVGMTLPLQYDLRVAAKDAKLGFLFVRRGVMTELSSTWILPRLVGIARAADLLLSGRIVLGEEAASLGLVNEAVDTAQVLPRALEIARSIAENCAPLSVALTKRMIWEHLGGPPPLEVAKREAKALWALGRMADSREGVTSFLEKRKPRWTLSPTKDMPEIPSLD